One window of Candidatus Regiella endosymbiont of Tuberolachnus salignus genomic DNA carries:
- the istB gene encoding IS21-like element helper ATPase IstB: MMEMENLLIRLKMDYLGDALESLCEEATKKALNYREFLQQALAQEWNGRHQKGLESRLKQARLPWIKTLEQFDFTFQPSIDRKIIRELAGLRFVEHHENVILLGPPGVGKTHLAIALAVKAATAGHRVLFMPLDRLCCTLMKAKQENRLERQLQQLCYARVLILDEIGYLPMNREEASLFFRLLSRRYEKASIILTSNKSFTDWGDVFGDHILATAILDRLLHHSTTLNIKGESYRLKNKRKAGMLPIKTTDIIQAPGIETQQEN, from the coding sequence CTGATGGAAATGGAAAACTTGTTGATACGGTTAAAAATGGATTACCTGGGCGATGCGTTGGAGAGTTTATGTGAAGAAGCCACCAAGAAAGCACTGAACTACCGTGAATTTCTCCAGCAGGCATTAGCCCAGGAATGGAACGGGCGTCACCAAAAAGGCTTGGAATCGCGGTTAAAACAAGCACGTTTGCCGTGGATAAAAACCTTGGAGCAATTTGACTTTACTTTCCAACCAAGTATAGACAGGAAAATTATCCGCGAGCTGGCGGGGCTGAGGTTTGTCGAACATCATGAAAACGTCATTTTGTTAGGCCCACCTGGGGTAGGGAAAACGCATTTGGCGATAGCGCTGGCTGTCAAGGCAGCTACAGCTGGGCATCGGGTATTGTTTATGCCTCTGGATAGACTCTGCTGTACCTTAATGAAGGCAAAGCAAGAAAACCGTCTGGAACGCCAACTTCAGCAACTGTGCTATGCCAGGGTATTAATACTGGATGAAATCGGGTATTTACCGATGAATCGCGAAGAAGCTAGCCTATTTTTCAGGTTATTGAGCCGTCGTTATGAAAAGGCGAGCATCATTCTCACATCAAATAAAAGTTTTACTGATTGGGGGGACGTATTCGGTGATCACATTTTAGCAACTGCGATTTTAGACAGGCTTTTACATCATTCAACCACATTGAATATTAAAGGAGAAAGCTACCGACTCAAAAATAAACGCAAAGCAGGCATGTTGCCTATAAAAACGACTGATATTATCCAGGCGCCTGGAATAGAAACCCAACAGGAAAATTAG
- a CDS encoding conjugal transfer protein TrbH, with protein sequence MKKKVIGALLALSLQGLTGCTSTGGYGNYATAPLHFNQKMAQDTAAQLVTLYLPAKTHLSLKQRIPPRDTYGTALVEALRANGYSVLEYTPQKRATRSQSTRFQPSAIKAPVPTIDLRYIVDAPKSTNFYRVTVQVGTGSISRVFTLAPEGKLYPASAWIRRE encoded by the coding sequence ATGAAAAAAAAGGTGATCGGGGCGCTACTCGCGCTGAGTTTACAGGGCCTCACCGGTTGCACATCAACCGGAGGCTATGGTAATTACGCCACAGCCCCTCTTCATTTTAATCAAAAAATGGCGCAAGACACGGCAGCTCAGCTGGTCACTTTATATTTGCCGGCGAAAACACATTTGAGCCTGAAACAACGCATACCGCCGAGGGATACTTACGGCACCGCATTGGTTGAAGCCTTGCGCGCCAATGGTTATTCGGTACTGGAATATACTCCGCAAAAACGCGCTACGCGCTCCCAATCTACGCGCTTCCAACCCTCCGCGATTAAAGCGCCGGTGCCAACGATTGATCTGCGCTACATTGTTGATGCGCCCAAATCGACAAATTTTTATCGGGTCACGGTTCAAGTGGGGACAGGATCCATTAGTCGTGTTTTTACCTTAGCGCCTGAAGGTAAGCTCTATCCAGCAAGCGCTTGGATCCGCAGGGAATAA